AGTCGCTTCATTTGGTGGTATTTGATATCATGTGAAGAGAACGTTGGTGTCTgacaattttaaatgattgtagATAAACTGAGACCGTCATGCTCACTTcacttgaaaacaaaacaaaaacattcccAGCATGACGGAATGATCGAAACCTTGAAAAATGATCAACGGCTATTCAAAggcatgctctctctctctctctctctctctcgatctCTCGAAACAACATTGGCAGGGTACGGCCGTCACTAATAACATGCTACCGTCGCTTAACACACCGTATTTTGACCAATTTAGACACAATTTTATTGAAGGCTTCAGATCACATGTCTTGGTCGGTTTGCTCCCTCCCTCTTTCCCTCCCCCCTTCTTAATCGCTAAAATCTATTTATTACAAATCTCAAATCTTTTGACAGTACACATATCTGGTGTCGTAAGAAACAGACGTGGTTTAGGATATACAAGTACTGTTATTATCTAACGTTCTTTGGATCGGAATTTTTAGAGATACTATTCCAGGAATAAAAGAACATCTACATGTACTCTTACAAACAGTGAAATCGATATTAGCACTATGTGCATGTTGGTGATAAACTACTAGTACTTAGGGgtgaataattattttcaaaactttttatgtTCTCTACTAAAGAGTAAAGAACAATATGgtcctttttttaaacaatcattAAGATACAATACAGATGAATTAATTTACATATGAAATTTATGCAGAGCAAAtggaaaataatacaaatgcaaatggaaaattaaagaataaaaattgattaattgaaatattaagtCGACGCAAGAAACCCTATTCAAAAGGCCAAGCAATCTGATGGAACCATAATCCGTGAATTTAGGTTTCTTTGGAACTTTGAAATTAATACATCCTCTAATACATGCACACAAACAATTAAATACTATAttgaatcttttaaaaatttatagatCAATTGTCTTTTCCTTCCATATCGCGCAAAAACTGTAGCATTAGTCAATGTTTATGAAATAGGCCCAATATCCAATGTTGAATGATATGAATAAGAATGGGTAGACAACTCTGAATATGTTCTGTAATTTTCCGTGTTGGATTTGGCAGCAAGGACGCTCATCGCCTTCTACAGCCTCAGAGTTCTCCTGCAAAAGAGAGCATtctttaaaaaagcaagaggcccatgggtctTCATGGTCaccaaatgtttaaataaatagaaaGAAAGCTGGACACTATtaaacttacatgtaaaattgagcgatttaatgtttaattaaatagatAGACCTGGAATTAgacaataaactttttttgggATGTAATAGAGGAACAAAGTCGTTTTAGTCCACTTACAATTTTCATAGTGGGTATGaaggtgttttaaaaattaaatcaattaaatttttcaggtTTTTATTACATTGAAAGTGATACTATAGGCACCATCCCATCATGATCTGTTCAACCCTTCAACACATTTCGATTACAGCTGCATTGTTacacatattaaacaaaagaaatacaaaaaagatagaaaaattgaataaaaacgttttttttaaatcgggttggtgcattttaaagaggttcgttcctctgtttttgggaagccattttgggtcacctcttttctagaaattatgcatcatatattgattctactcattaattcaaattttataatgccaattaaactatcttaaataaaacagtaatggaaaaataaacatttacagagtttagtatgggactatattttgtggcggaggGTTTTTAAGAAGACAAtgcacatttttcataactcagttgtttaaGAGTACCGCCATTTtagcttccttattttcagtccaaacaaaattttcaaatagttTGCGCATTAGAATATcatatcttcattttgttacaaaaaacataattttacaatttttcagtATTTCTATCGACCTATATTggcaaatttaacttatatGTCAAGGGAAAATGAATCCCAATTTTTGCCTAAAatcagcttatttcatgccataccggtatctcaaattttacataatagacccctactttttgttttatttttctgacaagtttatcataatttgagaaaaagtttgacacttttaaataatttccttACATGTTGAATTGGTAATAGATAAAAATAGCGTTTgatcagtgcaaaaaggtcaaaatatcaattagctgaagaaattgtaacatttttcttcatgataattttatttttatttatttggtgCCATGGTTCATTCTGTTAataaaatatagagggaaaagcgatttatgtgtAGTCTGCACTTTCAGTacagaaaggtcatattaaatacaccgtagcgccaaatgaagcatatagatcccaaatgtttgttttgaattttggttaagctctgtgtgtagatttttaaaaaatactttgggaaaaaaaactttaagacttttgatcgcaggatccaacgtccttaaggCATCGTCGCAAAACCTCGACCGTGATTTGAGACGATGATTTTAAAGCAAATGTAATCACAGTTTTCGCCTAACTATGAAATTGAAAAGTTGGGCTTAAAAATCACTCGGCACTTGTTCTTCTATTTCTCTAAAAATTAAGAGATCTGATAATGGTTAAATCTAAGCAACACAGATACAATCCTAAATCTCAGACATCAAAAATCTATATTGAAAACGACTGTTACCTCCGTAGGACACTTAATTAAATGCTCTGTTTTTCCTGGGGGGTTTTAAATGTTCATATGTCATGTATATGTAAAGTGAATTGCTTAGTAAAACGGTTGCGTACGATGATTCATTAATTATAACTGGGGTCGACAAGCAATAGGGTTTTTTTGTACCTGATATTTGCTTTTGGCCTTATCTCTTCTCCTTTTCATGTTATGAACAACAGCAAAGACACAAAGTGCCATAATGGTGAATAGCATGCATACTGCAATCCAAATGTCAATGGCCAGCACCCCGTCTAGTCCGTTTCCAATAGAAACCACGCCCACTAGTTGTGTCACTATGGAGAGAACACATAATACGCCCAGACTGGTGCGCGCGCCGACTTGAGCCTTGTCAATCCACATACTCAGCCATCCCAAGATGACGATGAACAAGCTAGGGACGTAGATACGTAATATGTATTGGCTGAAGTCCCTCACTATTCCGACATCGTATTTTAAACAGGGGTACtcatctgaagaaaaaaaatgatatttttatgttgTCTTTATTAATATGTCGTATGCATTTCTGGGACAAAGCCATAGAAATGTAATTACTTGTTGTGTCTTTACAGCTGTtctgttttatatttgtaaCACTTAACCCTCTGGTAGAAAACTCGCCCTTGTAACGAAAAGGACTCGTCTGGTCCCAAGTCATACTTATTTCTGTTGATGAATAGGTATCTGAAAAGTATGTTGTATgtcaattataaacaaaaactaCGTGTTAATGTCGATTTTCAAGTGAAGAGTTTTGTTTTAACATTGAATTGGTGTTTTGGAATATCTGTTTAAAGAAAGTCTTACAACTTTCGACTGTAACTTCGCAAGATTGAGAACCACGGGGAAAACCTTGTGACGTCAGAGGGCATGGCGTATTAACAGTCAGTCtgtaaatttatcatttatcacATGAACATTGTTAAAGCTAGACTAAGTATTTATGAAACTGTAAATCAATGTCAGCTAGGAGAGTAAGCATGTAATACATTTGTCTCCAACCTTGTACTTTTGACTAAAGTTCCGTTAGGATAgacgcgtatgaatacattggGTTTGGTTACGCTGTGCTGAACTTCAGATATGGCGTTGCTGATGTAGCTATCTGGCGTCCATATCATCACGTATTTGTCTAGGTCCAGCAAAACGTATTTCCCCGCGAAATTCAGGGAACTGGCGTCGTATTGCAGACGAACGTCCTCCCATTTCTGAATCAGATGAAACGACGAGGCAAGCTCCTACTTTtgcaataaaaagaaacatgatTGGCCGTTGACATTCTGTTACCATTGACGGCATACAAAATGTGCAAAtattacatcattttttttgttcagaatTTTATATAGTTAGTTGAAAATCCATAGATGATCATACTATTGCAAAATTTCTCATcaattatttatatgtataatgcaTAGAAATGGTCCAACTGATGAATTGTTGCTATGAAACTGCATGTGAAACTTTAATGCAAAAAGCAGAGGAATATCGACCAGGAGCTGCACTTAATGTTTGATGTTTCGTTGATCATGATTTTTCCCCTACTTTTTTGCTTTCACTCTCTTTTACGAATAACATGACATTTTAAATTGAAGCTTTCTCTACGTTGAAA
The nucleotide sequence above comes from Magallana gigas chromosome 2, xbMagGiga1.1, whole genome shotgun sequence. Encoded proteins:
- the LOC105322309 gene encoding glutamate-gated chloride channel alpha, with protein sequence MHVSQNLGRAIFFSVFGTLTALPSWEQLEANLTRRNFDLPPWIHTGQITQVRNQLLFTYIQSVTLTELASSFHLIQKWEDVRLQYDASSLNFAGKYVLLDLDKYVMIWTPDSYISNAISEVQHSVTKPNVFIRVYPNGTLVKSTRLTVNTPCPLTSQGFPRGSQSCEVTVESYTYSSTEISMTWDQTSPFRYKGEFSTRGLSVTNIKQNSCKDTTNEYPCLKYDVGIVRDFSQYILRIYVPSLFIVILGWLSMWIDKAQVGARTSLGVLCVLSIVTQLVGVVSIGNGLDGVLAIDIWIAVCMLFTIMALCVFAVVHNMKRRRDKAKSKYQENSEAVEGDERPCCQIQHGKLQNIFRVVYPFLFISFNIGYWAYFINID